A region from the Halosolutus gelatinilyticus genome encodes:
- a CDS encoding type II secretion system F family protein: protein MGVSNFVPLAVAVLLCSPLAARRIDRVDRVLTRAAVRVFGGYVDEFESEHPDRVSALRAAHLPTTYREYGSKTLLYAGVLGIVGSILGIYAIWGALLVLSIDPETMREALPTAVAFLANVGGVPALSIAELFALLFVSCLTLGAIAAGGTYWLRWWYPTYAADGRARRIEAGMPSTVAFIYALSRSGMEFPKVIRIVAAQDETYGAAAEEFEIAVRNMDTFGMDVVSAVREMGRRSPSPQFREFTENLASVLQSGHSLSAFLERQYHDYQEESESQQERMLELLGTLAEAYVTVLVAGPLFLITVLVIIGIAVGDTLDPLRVLIYLIVPFGNLAFVIYLSTITDTINPGEAVQDESSRYAPASDAPPMTTDGGVARTRFVENVARVEYYRQLDGLRDRIGNPMRTVLDRPTLTLAVTVPIALGALLWHLPDAFAGGGFDATAVDDAFALGLLFVLAVFAVFYELHRQRIDAIEAAVPDLLDRLASVNEAGMPMVSAVDYVRDSDLGPLGAELDRVWSDVRWGADLQTALHRFELRVRTRSTSRVVTLLAEAMNASGNLATVLRIAARQAAADRRLKRDRRQSMVEYTIVVYVSFLVFLFIITVLAAYLLPNLPAESVEMADGAADIDGLGGLSAAETVEYGTLFYHATLIQGLLSGLIAGQLSTGDIRGGAKHAVVLVALSYLLFAVLV, encoded by the coding sequence ATGGGCGTCTCGAACTTCGTTCCGCTCGCGGTCGCGGTCCTGCTCTGTTCGCCGCTCGCCGCCCGCCGAATCGATCGCGTCGATCGCGTTCTCACTCGGGCGGCCGTCCGCGTGTTCGGCGGCTACGTCGACGAGTTCGAGAGCGAACACCCCGACAGGGTGTCGGCGCTACGGGCAGCGCACTTGCCGACCACCTACCGCGAGTACGGCTCGAAGACGCTGCTGTACGCCGGCGTCCTCGGCATCGTCGGCTCGATCCTCGGCATCTACGCGATCTGGGGCGCCCTGCTCGTCCTCTCGATCGATCCGGAGACCATGCGCGAGGCGCTTCCGACCGCGGTAGCGTTTCTCGCGAACGTCGGCGGCGTGCCCGCGCTCTCGATCGCCGAACTGTTCGCGCTGCTGTTCGTCTCCTGTCTCACGCTCGGCGCGATCGCGGCGGGCGGAACCTACTGGCTCCGGTGGTGGTACCCGACGTACGCCGCCGACGGCCGCGCCCGGCGGATCGAGGCGGGGATGCCGTCGACGGTGGCGTTCATCTACGCCCTCTCGCGCAGCGGGATGGAGTTCCCGAAGGTGATCCGGATCGTCGCGGCCCAGGACGAAACCTACGGCGCCGCCGCCGAGGAGTTCGAGATCGCCGTCCGGAACATGGACACGTTCGGGATGGACGTCGTCAGCGCCGTCCGGGAGATGGGCCGGCGAAGTCCGAGCCCGCAGTTCCGCGAGTTCACCGAGAACCTCGCCAGCGTCCTCCAGAGCGGCCATAGCCTCTCGGCCTTTCTCGAGCGACAGTACCACGACTACCAGGAGGAATCCGAGTCCCAGCAGGAACGGATGCTCGAGTTGCTCGGCACCCTCGCGGAGGCGTACGTGACGGTCCTCGTCGCGGGACCGCTCTTTCTGATCACCGTCCTGGTGATCATCGGAATCGCCGTCGGCGACACGCTCGACCCGTTGCGGGTGCTGATCTACCTGATCGTCCCCTTCGGGAACCTCGCGTTCGTGATCTACCTGAGCACGATCACCGACACGATCAATCCGGGCGAAGCGGTCCAGGACGAGTCGTCGCGGTACGCCCCAGCGAGCGACGCCCCGCCGATGACAACCGACGGCGGAGTCGCCCGCACTCGCTTCGTTGAGAACGTCGCTCGCGTCGAGTACTACCGGCAGCTGGACGGGCTCCGCGATCGGATCGGGAATCCGATGCGGACCGTCCTCGACCGGCCGACCCTGACCCTCGCGGTCACCGTCCCGATCGCCCTCGGGGCCCTCCTCTGGCACCTCCCCGACGCATTCGCCGGCGGCGGATTCGACGCGACGGCCGTCGACGACGCGTTCGCGCTGGGCCTCCTGTTCGTCCTGGCCGTTTTCGCCGTCTTCTACGAACTCCACCGGCAGCGGATCGACGCGATCGAGGCCGCCGTCCCGGATCTGCTCGATCGCCTCGCGAGCGTCAACGAGGCGGGGATGCCGATGGTGTCGGCGGTCGACTACGTCCGCGACTCCGACCTGGGACCGCTCGGCGCCGAACTCGATCGCGTCTGGTCGGACGTCCGGTGGGGCGCCGACCTGCAGACCGCGCTCCACCGCTTCGAGTTGCGGGTCCGCACCCGATCGACCTCGCGCGTCGTGACGCTGCTCGCCGAGGCGATGAACGCCAGCGGCAACCTCGCGACCGTACTCCGGATCGCGGCCCGACAGGCCGCCGCCGATCGGCGTCTCAAACGCGATCGGCGCCAGTCGATGGTCGAGTACACGATCGTCGTCTACGTCTCGTTTCTGGTGTTTCTGTTTATCATCACGGTGCTGGCGGCCTACCTCCTTCCGAACCTCCCCGCCGAGAGCGTCGAGATGGCGGACGGCGCGGCCGACATCGACGGCCTCGGCGGGCTCTCCGCGGCGGAAACCGTCGAGTACGGGACGCTGTTCTACCACGCGACACTGATTCAGGGGCTGCTCTCGGGGCTGATCGCCGGCCAGTTGAGCACCGGCGACATCAGGGGCGGCGCGAAACACGCCGTCGTGCTCGTCGCGCTCTCGTACCTGTTGTTCGCGGTTCTGGTTTGA
- a CDS encoding type II/IV secretion system ATPase subunit: protein MSDSISGNGGDRGRTEVDAGPANGSTESAPSDGAAADERNEGAGRDVLSSAGPRDRLDSTIETARRTIRRVVEVLQGSQIEVTSYDPNAHGPLLAYDGEAGFEEVERYWVDAPFSFVSIQHDPRKNRHLYHAVEPRLRADERVLLETLFDDVRDPLLYRERGDDDVETLLRETIHEFLERYGAEIEMPTFYRLFYYIHRDFRGYGRLDPIMHDPRVEDVSCDGYDLPIFVYHDEYTDIETNVSFGKEDLDRFVVRLAQHSGRHISIGDPMVETTLPDGSRAELALGEEVTPRGSAFTVRKYADEPFTPIDLLEYGTFSVEQLAYLWLAIEHNKSLLFAGGTASGKTTSMNAISMFIPPRSKVLTIEDTRELQLYHDNWLSSVTRERIHEGKDVTMYDLLRSALRHRPEYIVVGEVRGEEAMTLFQAMNTGHTTYSTMHADSVQTVINRLENDPINVPRSMVQSLDILSVQTLTRLDDGRVRRNKVLAEIEGVDQRTGELDYSTAYTWDGETDSFRGSGSHVLEAIRDERGWTQRELLTELENRERFLEYLRANGIADYRRFTALVNEYYADTAPVLETIGEADFESEAEAHRNAAASDRAGPNTEPDEPIGTG from the coding sequence ATGTCAGATTCCATATCGGGTAACGGGGGCGATCGCGGTCGGACCGAAGTCGACGCCGGCCCGGCGAACGGATCGACGGAGTCGGCGCCGTCGGACGGGGCCGCGGCGGACGAGCGGAACGAAGGTGCCGGACGGGACGTCCTGTCGAGCGCCGGACCGAGGGACCGACTCGACTCGACGATCGAAACGGCCCGGCGGACGATTCGCCGGGTCGTCGAAGTGTTGCAGGGATCGCAGATCGAGGTCACCAGCTACGATCCGAACGCCCACGGCCCGTTGCTCGCGTACGACGGCGAAGCGGGGTTCGAGGAGGTCGAACGGTACTGGGTCGACGCGCCGTTCTCGTTCGTCTCGATCCAGCACGACCCCCGGAAGAACCGGCACCTGTACCACGCGGTCGAGCCCAGACTGCGGGCCGACGAGCGGGTGCTCCTGGAGACGCTGTTCGACGACGTTCGCGATCCGTTGCTGTACCGCGAGCGCGGCGACGACGACGTCGAGACGCTCCTGCGGGAGACGATCCACGAGTTCCTCGAGCGCTACGGAGCCGAGATCGAGATGCCGACCTTCTACCGGCTGTTCTACTACATCCACCGCGACTTTCGCGGCTACGGGCGCCTCGATCCGATCATGCACGATCCCCGCGTCGAGGACGTCTCCTGTGACGGCTACGACCTTCCGATCTTCGTCTACCACGACGAGTACACCGATATCGAGACGAACGTCTCCTTCGGGAAGGAGGACCTCGATCGGTTCGTCGTTCGACTGGCCCAACACTCGGGCCGGCACATCTCGATCGGCGATCCGATGGTCGAGACGACCTTGCCCGACGGCTCGCGCGCCGAACTCGCGCTCGGCGAGGAGGTGACTCCGCGCGGGTCGGCTTTCACCGTCCGCAAGTACGCCGACGAGCCGTTCACGCCGATCGACCTGCTCGAGTACGGCACCTTCAGCGTCGAGCAGCTAGCCTACCTCTGGCTCGCGATCGAACACAACAAGAGCCTGCTCTTCGCGGGCGGCACCGCGAGCGGGAAGACGACGAGCATGAACGCCATCTCGATGTTCATCCCGCCCCGATCGAAGGTGCTGACGATCGAGGACACCCGCGAACTGCAGCTCTATCACGACAACTGGCTCTCCTCGGTCACGCGCGAGCGCATCCACGAGGGCAAGGACGTCACGATGTACGACCTGCTGCGATCGGCCCTGCGCCACCGCCCGGAGTACATCGTCGTCGGCGAGGTCCGCGGCGAGGAGGCGATGACGCTCTTTCAGGCGATGAACACCGGTCACACGACCTACTCGACGATGCACGCCGACTCCGTCCAGACGGTCATCAACCGGCTGGAGAACGACCCGATCAACGTCCCGCGATCGATGGTCCAGAGCCTCGACATCCTCTCGGTCCAGACGCTCACGCGCCTCGACGACGGCCGCGTGCGGCGCAACAAGGTCCTCGCCGAGATCGAGGGAGTCGACCAGCGCACGGGCGAACTCGACTACTCGACGGCCTACACGTGGGACGGCGAGACGGACAGCTTCCGGGGAAGCGGCAGCCACGTCTTGGAGGCGATCCGCGACGAGCGCGGCTGGACCCAGCGCGAGCTGCTGACCGAACTCGAGAACCGCGAGCGGTTCCTCGAGTACCTCCGGGCGAACGGCATCGCCGACTACCGGCGATTCACCGCGCTGGTCAACGAGTACTACGCGGACACAGCGCCCGTTCTCGAAACGATCGGCGAGGCCGACTTCGAATCGGAGGCGGAAGCGCACCGGAACGCAGCCGCGAGCGATCGAGCCGGACCGAACACCGAACCCGACGAACCGATCGGGACGGGCTGA
- a CDS encoding DUF5793 family protein, whose protein sequence is MRREHFTLDVSDVDWVETDGEPEKPSVTIDFTGPATDLRERLTGPDGDVLDAGETDTALRLQEPLGDDTAGVVSVTNRITGEYILELNESAEDVLRFIRAARGYGEEVPEDDGRYEVEILLDGEPFVAFDKQMFLVYDDDGDLLRQHSLIPSGVEL, encoded by the coding sequence ATGAGGCGCGAGCACTTCACGTTAGACGTCAGCGATGTCGACTGGGTCGAAACCGATGGCGAACCCGAAAAGCCCTCGGTAACGATCGATTTCACGGGCCCAGCGACTGACCTTCGCGAGCGCCTCACTGGTCCCGACGGAGACGTTCTCGACGCCGGCGAGACCGATACCGCCCTCCGCCTCCAGGAACCGCTCGGGGACGATACCGCGGGGGTAGTGAGCGTGACCAACCGCATCACCGGCGAGTACATCCTCGAACTCAACGAGAGCGCCGAAGACGTCCTTCGATTCATCCGGGCCGCCCGCGGCTACGGCGAAGAGGTACCTGAGGACGATGGCCGGTACGAGGTCGAGATTCTGCTCGATGGCGAGCCGTTCGTCGCCTTCGACAAGCAGATGTTCCTCGTCTACGACGACGACGGAGATCTTCTCCGACAGCACAGTCTCATCCCCAGCGGCGTCGAACTCTAA
- a CDS encoding DUF7344 domain-containing protein encodes MIDNDEIFDALADRDRRQLLVRLSARDPQRVPELSPISRKIVAANEEFVRRFLSSSQTIAGVNEDRLRLHYVHLPKLVDYGFIRWDRTETVVTEGPRFDELRPLLELLDVHRNTGSADDLVASLRR; translated from the coding sequence ATGATCGACAACGACGAGATATTCGACGCGCTGGCGGACAGGGACCGACGCCAGTTATTGGTCAGGTTATCCGCCCGCGATCCCCAACGCGTCCCGGAGCTATCCCCCATCTCCCGGAAAATCGTCGCGGCCAACGAGGAATTCGTCCGCAGATTTCTGTCCAGTTCCCAAACGATCGCTGGTGTAAACGAAGACCGCCTTCGTCTCCACTACGTTCATCTTCCCAAACTGGTCGACTACGGGTTCATCAGGTGGGATCGAACGGAGACCGTCGTCACGGAAGGGCCCCGATTCGACGAGCTGAGGCCCCTTCTCGAACTGTTGGACGTCCACCGGAACACCGGTTCGGCAGACGACCTCGTCGCATCCCTCCGTCGTTGA
- a CDS encoding TrmB family transcriptional regulator produces the protein MTQDDITDEAVSLLQELGLQQYEARCFLALTQLPSGTAKEIHEISEVPRTRVYDAIRVLESQGLVEVQHSSPQQYRAVSIEEATRTLQQKYSRRIETLKTHLEAVEHHDTETADDHVREVWSLSGRDAIDSRMLDLIDKADSEIAFLIVDESLLRDPLFEQLHDAVERDLSIILGGRTEPITTRLGAELPNVRVFETGLDWLIGPAADHEVAISHILLIDRETLLIGSYYPDAEENSAQEHAIYATGLENGVVVLLRRLIASGLVPSKDPAT, from the coding sequence ATGACACAAGACGACATCACCGACGAGGCGGTAAGCTTGCTGCAAGAGCTGGGGCTGCAGCAGTACGAAGCGCGCTGTTTTCTGGCGCTGACGCAACTCCCGAGCGGGACGGCCAAAGAGATTCACGAGATTTCGGAGGTCCCCCGAACGCGGGTCTACGACGCCATCCGCGTGCTGGAATCGCAGGGACTGGTCGAAGTCCAGCACTCGAGTCCCCAGCAGTATCGCGCCGTCAGCATCGAGGAGGCTACCCGTACCCTCCAGCAAAAGTACAGCAGGCGAATCGAGACGCTCAAGACGCACCTCGAAGCGGTCGAACATCACGACACCGAGACGGCCGACGATCACGTACGAGAAGTGTGGTCGCTGTCGGGTCGGGACGCGATCGACTCGCGGATGCTCGATCTCATCGACAAGGCAGACTCGGAAATCGCATTCCTCATCGTAGACGAATCGCTCCTGAGGGACCCGCTGTTCGAACAATTGCACGACGCGGTGGAGCGAGACCTGTCGATCATCCTCGGCGGTCGAACGGAACCGATCACGACTCGATTAGGGGCGGAACTCCCGAACGTCCGGGTGTTCGAAACGGGGTTAGACTGGCTCATCGGCCCGGCGGCCGATCACGAAGTCGCGATCAGTCACATCCTCCTCATCGACCGTGAGACGCTTCTGATCGGGTCGTACTACCCGGACGCCGAGGAGAACAGTGCCCAAGAACACGCGATCTACGCCACGGGGCTCGAAAACGGCGTAGTGGTCCTCCTCCGCCGATTGATCGCGTCGGGATTAGTCCCCTCCAAAGACCCGGCAACGTAA
- a CDS encoding DUF7344 domain-containing protein: MIDKMFDALANDTRRRLLVELLDHNPRQVAEPPGVPREGSDRDDELTRIYHAHLPKLDDYGFIEWNQEEHVITKGSSFDEIRPALKLLNDRQETLPAGWV; the protein is encoded by the coding sequence ATGATTGATAAAATGTTTGACGCGTTAGCAAATGACACCCGCCGCCGGTTGCTAGTCGAGTTGTTGGATCACAATCCACGACAGGTCGCGGAACCGCCTGGCGTCCCTCGAGAAGGGAGTGACAGGGACGATGAACTGACCCGCATTTACCACGCTCACCTGCCCAAGTTGGACGATTACGGCTTTATCGAATGGAATCAAGAAGAACACGTCATAACGAAAGGGTCCAGCTTCGACGAAATCCGGCCCGCGCTCAAGCTATTGAACGACCGTCAAGAAACGCTTCCGGCCGGATGGGTGTGA
- a CDS encoding DUF998 domain-containing protein — MPDTDWQGIATRCGLAAPVVALGSLLLATIVASPETFTWRGHALTEMERYGAETFWLFNGGLIVGGLLGLPFGWRLWRAGRHVVERAGVALVLVAVGGMIVVGVFFLDHAAVYLDTELHVAAALAFFGIAPFAQWV; from the coding sequence ATGCCCGATACGGACTGGCAGGGAATCGCGACGCGGTGCGGACTCGCCGCTCCCGTCGTTGCCCTCGGTTCGCTCCTGCTCGCGACGATCGTCGCCTCGCCGGAGACGTTCACGTGGCGCGGTCACGCCCTCACCGAGATGGAGCGCTATGGCGCGGAAACGTTCTGGCTGTTCAACGGGGGGCTGATCGTTGGCGGACTGCTCGGCCTCCCGTTCGGGTGGCGACTCTGGCGGGCCGGCCGTCACGTCGTCGAGCGCGCGGGTGTCGCCCTGGTGCTCGTCGCCGTCGGCGGGATGATCGTCGTCGGGGTGTTCTTCCTCGACCACGCGGCGGTCTACCTCGACACTGAGCTGCACGTCGCGGCCGCGTTGGCGTTCTTCGGCATCGCACCGTTCGCGCAGTGGGTATAG
- a CDS encoding UPF0058 family protein, whose amino-acid sequence MHKDELLELHEELVIIMEYFSEREEVDETLFDEYRELDVDPSHVHKSKSEHKHAVFVLGNALANAMSDDEFSSAGRIGKRMKELAEDAESKI is encoded by the coding sequence ATGCATAAAGACGAACTCCTCGAGCTCCACGAAGAACTCGTCATCATCATGGAATATTTCTCCGAGCGCGAGGAGGTCGACGAGACGCTCTTCGACGAGTACCGGGAGCTCGACGTCGATCCGTCTCACGTCCACAAATCGAAAAGCGAACACAAACACGCGGTCTTCGTCCTCGGGAACGCCCTGGCGAACGCGATGAGCGACGACGAGTTCTCGAGCGCCGGCAGAATTGGCAAGCGAATGAAAGAACTCGCCGAGGACGCCGAGTCGAAAATATAG
- a CDS encoding DUF7527 domain-containing protein, with translation MDSRTQERVERWDSRPFNGGYDGLSDLADSGFSGAVTAAGTWLFMLNGRVVGVVDGDIEDFENASGTRYEASDPSLPLLCSMEERGGETRAKYYTNETPLREVDDTLQSGSFTGYLVLSENVLSGDYYVVYYGGRRMAAAYIGNAERLLTGDEAFERAADEVGIYEVIDVDVDVTDVPGAEVDPASGNASSTAVEPTSESSSTAADSGRSPGESGSTDESAASAIESIDLSGDGAPIEDAADGSDDDSLATGGIDLTDDPTGITTTADADPEPASAGITDTEIDLGPAANGPDDGTASSTESDSTAGISSDLPIEDAESGQSTAPDGSADDVDGSGTDAPASTDEGVSVDFSAADVESEPTDASAGEAVSEPDRSESADGESATEPAPNPDLEEIEAAAEELDRNDISWVDDDDSSESTATESTDDGGSSAATESSSAGSDLDERFEEEEQWRETRSIPSIDPDNSETPTSSRTRSSQARSTASADQSASGTGSSGSTNRSSADARDSADGRREGRAGSRSPSRSQSRSRSRADSGSDGATQERVQKLTDRLETLEEQRDALQAKAEEREAERDELHSKNQQLASTVERLQSRIDDLETELERAREEAADAAASAAADEAGSTAATELPPQRALSQTNLFVRYDSKSQPTLEKAHDGAADRSEVAANLRLEHHTQFDAADVAVDGRPFEEFLASTMAYRFVNWLTERVLYEIRDTGNADGLADLYDAIPRIDRAELNASVSLEDDDTAEVPDRVEFDAIAYDKMGNPLVVANLNESRTPATKGMLEEMEEHASAVKANYPDLAASVVVTSSYFEPGALEIAEQATSGGFLSRGSRLSYVNLSRKAGYHLCLVESRSEGFHMNVPEL, from the coding sequence ATGGATTCGCGCACGCAGGAGCGCGTCGAACGATGGGATTCTCGCCCGTTCAACGGCGGCTACGACGGGCTCTCCGATCTCGCTGACTCGGGTTTTTCGGGAGCCGTAACCGCTGCCGGAACGTGGTTGTTCATGCTCAACGGTCGCGTCGTCGGCGTCGTCGACGGCGACATCGAAGACTTCGAGAACGCGTCGGGGACCCGTTACGAGGCATCGGACCCGTCCCTTCCCTTGCTCTGTTCGATGGAAGAGCGGGGCGGCGAGACGAGGGCGAAGTACTACACGAACGAGACGCCGCTCCGCGAGGTCGACGACACCCTCCAGAGCGGCTCGTTCACGGGGTACCTGGTGCTGAGCGAAAACGTGCTCAGCGGCGACTACTACGTCGTCTACTACGGCGGTCGGCGAATGGCCGCGGCCTACATCGGCAACGCCGAACGCCTGCTCACCGGCGACGAGGCGTTCGAACGCGCCGCCGACGAGGTGGGCATCTACGAAGTGATCGACGTCGACGTCGACGTCACCGACGTCCCGGGAGCCGAAGTCGATCCCGCTTCTGGCAATGCGTCCTCGACGGCGGTCGAACCGACGTCGGAATCGTCGTCGACCGCGGCCGATTCCGGACGATCGCCCGGCGAATCGGGATCGACCGACGAGTCGGCCGCATCGGCGATCGAATCGATCGACCTCTCCGGCGACGGGGCCCCGATCGAAGACGCGGCCGACGGCTCGGACGACGACTCGCTCGCGACGGGCGGGATCGATCTCACGGACGATCCTACCGGCATCACGACGACGGCCGACGCGGACCCGGAGCCGGCGTCGGCCGGGATCACCGATACGGAGATCGATCTCGGTCCCGCCGCGAACGGTCCCGACGACGGGACCGCGTCCTCGACCGAGTCGGACTCGACGGCGGGGATCTCGTCCGACCTGCCGATCGAGGACGCGGAGTCCGGACAGTCGACCGCACCGGACGGCTCGGCCGACGACGTCGACGGATCCGGGACGGACGCTCCCGCGTCGACGGACGAGGGCGTGTCCGTCGACTTCTCCGCCGCGGACGTGGAGTCGGAACCGACGGATGCGAGCGCCGGGGAGGCGGTCTCCGAGCCAGATCGATCCGAGTCCGCTGACGGCGAATCGGCGACCGAGCCGGCGCCGAATCCGGATCTCGAGGAGATCGAAGCGGCGGCCGAAGAACTGGATCGAAACGACATCTCGTGGGTCGACGACGATGACTCGTCGGAGTCGACCGCGACGGAGTCGACCGACGACGGGGGATCATCCGCGGCGACCGAGTCGTCCTCCGCCGGGAGCGACCTCGACGAGCGGTTCGAGGAGGAAGAGCAGTGGCGGGAGACGCGAAGCATCCCGTCGATCGATCCGGACAACAGCGAGACGCCGACGTCGTCGCGGACGCGATCGTCGCAGGCGCGATCGACCGCGAGCGCCGATCAGAGCGCTTCGGGGACGGGTTCGTCCGGTTCGACTAACCGCTCGTCGGCGGACGCGCGGGACTCGGCGGACGGCCGTCGAGAGGGACGCGCCGGTTCTCGATCACCCTCGCGGTCGCAGTCTCGGTCCCGTTCCCGGGCCGATAGCGGCTCGGACGGCGCGACCCAGGAGCGGGTCCAGAAGCTCACCGACCGGCTCGAGACCCTCGAGGAGCAACGCGACGCACTTCAGGCGAAAGCAGAGGAGCGCGAAGCCGAACGCGACGAGTTGCACTCGAAGAACCAGCAACTCGCGTCGACCGTCGAGCGGCTCCAGTCGCGGATCGACGACCTCGAAACGGAGCTCGAGCGGGCTCGCGAGGAGGCCGCCGACGCGGCCGCGTCGGCCGCCGCGGACGAAGCGGGGAGTACCGCCGCGACCGAACTGCCGCCCCAGCGGGCGCTCTCGCAGACGAACCTCTTCGTCCGGTACGACTCGAAGAGCCAGCCCACCCTGGAGAAGGCCCACGACGGCGCCGCCGATCGAAGCGAGGTCGCGGCGAACCTGCGACTCGAGCACCACACCCAGTTCGACGCGGCGGACGTCGCCGTCGACGGCCGCCCGTTCGAGGAGTTCCTCGCGTCCACGATGGCCTACCGGTTCGTCAACTGGCTCACGGAGCGAGTCCTCTACGAGATCCGCGACACCGGGAACGCGGACGGGCTGGCCGACCTGTACGACGCGATTCCGCGGATCGATCGCGCGGAGCTCAACGCGTCGGTCTCCCTGGAAGACGACGACACGGCCGAGGTTCCGGATCGGGTCGAGTTCGACGCGATCGCCTACGACAAAATGGGGAACCCGCTGGTGGTCGCGAACCTGAACGAGTCCCGCACACCGGCGACGAAAGGTATGCTCGAAGAGATGGAAGAGCACGCGTCGGCGGTGAAAGCGAACTATCCGGATCTCGCGGCGTCGGTCGTCGTGACGTCGAGTTACTTCGAACCGGGCGCACTCGAGATCGCAGAACAGGCGACGAGCGGCGGCTTCCTCAGCCGCGGCTCGAGGCTCAGCTACGTGAACCTCTCGCGGAAGGCGGGATACCACCTCTGTCTCGTGGAATCCCGTTCCGAAGGGTTCCACATGAACGTACCCGAACTCTGA